The Bacteroidota bacterium genome includes the window ATTCAAAATTATACTTAGTATTATAATTTTATTATTTGCACAAAGTGTAAAATCACAAAACTGTTCTACGCTTTCACCCGCGTTTACCTATACACTATCAAATTCTGGTTGCTCAAGCCCAGATACAATTAGCTTTGCAAATACAAGTAGTGGATCTGGTCTAAGTGGAACAACTTTCTATTGGAATGTTAATCATACTGCATTTGACACAACTTCAGCTAGCACTACTCCTAATTCAATTAGTAAAACTTCAGGAACATATACAATTACATTAATTTCAATAACAGCTGCATCATGCATCGATTCAGTTTCAAAAACGATAACAATCCGAAATGCTATTAGCCCAAGTTTCACGAATGTCTCAGATACTATATGTTTAGGTTCTGCTATGCTTTTTACCAATTCGACTTCTGGTTCAACTACTGGAAATACGTATAAGTGGAAAGTAGGAAATAGCACTTTTTCATCACATTCAGATACAGCTTCCTATGTATTTTCAACTTCAGGGAATCATGTTATCACATTAAGTATTAAAAAAGGAAATTGCACATATACAACTTCAAAAAATATAACCGTTGCTAGTGGCCGCCAACCTATAAGATTTTATAATAATCTTGGGATAGCCCTACAGACTGTAACCTGGACAAGGTGTCTTACCCTGGTTACAGACCCCGATTCTATAAACCTCACTTTTGCCTCCCCCGACACATTGCTCAATTATACTTTTGACTTTGGAGACGGCAATTCCATTCAAGGAGATACACTTTTACCTTTTCCAAATGGACTCGTATCTCATACCTACCAATCCACCGGAGTCTACGATTTAATTGTTACAACAAATGATTTGAATACTTGCCTTAGAACATTCTATGGTAAAGTAATCAATCTCAGGTATCCTGTAGTGGGAATTGGCGGTCCCGACAACGGTCATTCTAATGGATGTATTCCATTTGTCTCTAGTTTTAAAAACAATTCATCACACG containing:
- a CDS encoding PKD domain-containing protein, producing MPKKSKLEKLVRTKIIGIITTKSASYRMTKLAGFKIILSIIILLFAQSVKSQNCSTLSPAFTYTLSNSGCSSPDTISFANTSSGSGLSGTTFYWNVNHTAFDTTSASTTPNSISKTSGTYTITLISITAASCIDSVSKTITIRNAISPSFTNVSDTICLGSAMLFTNSTSGSTTGNTYKWKVGNSTFSSHSDTASYVFSTSGNHVITLSIKKGNCTYTTSKNITVASGRQPIRFYNNLGIALQTVTWTRCLTLVTDPDSINLTFASPDTLLNYTFDFGDGNSIQGDTLLPFPNGLVSHTYQSTGVYDLIVTTNDLNTCLRTFYGKVINLRYPVVGIGGPDNGHSNGCIPFVSSFKNNSSHVSDCTQFTWNFGDGSTETYNYTNANDTIYHNYVVTNCNIYVTLSATNSCGSTQTTWGPINAYTSDIAEISANNNVFCHPNTTVTLQNLTQYNCYSGTKFFYWNFGDGTNTGWSSIGIGQSHTYTTPGKYTITFTDSNLCGIDTATEEIIVYGPIQAGFMYSPSQLGCIDYMVTFTDTSVGDSLTYVWNFGDATTSTQQNP